A region from the Myripristis murdjan chromosome 23, fMyrMur1.1, whole genome shotgun sequence genome encodes:
- the LOC115354949 gene encoding oocyte zinc finger protein XlCOF6.1-like isoform X2: MVIKEEVPPEQQECSPSLDQDEPEHQHIKEEQEELPTSQERGQHQSMQEADITKLLFTPVTVKSEDDEEKAESSQGYQRPTEENGEAEPLSSSSSEHIETETDGEDCVGSEPARNLDPVGELQPAIDGQLLSSHSSEPETEDSEDDQGETRECASCFKTSNDTLFSHDRSNIVAKPSLCLKRKHTGEKPLSCSVCDKNCKHRVNFKIHMMMHKRAKPYSCSVCGKSFTLEVNLEAHMRVHAGKKPFSCSVCGESFTKKQSVNIHMRVHTGEKPFSCSVCGKSFTLKQNVSAHMRIHTGEKPFSCSVCGKCFTEKQKVNRHMRIHTGEKPFSCSVCGKCFTEKQKVNRHMRIHTGEKPFSCLFCSKGFTRKDDFNRHMTIHTGEKSFHCSVCGRSFRRREHVRSHKCAGESSSR; the protein is encoded by the coding sequence ATGGTGATTAAagaagaggttccccctgagcagcaggagtgcagcCCCAGTCTGGACCAGGATGAGCCAGAGCACCaacacattaaagaggaacaggaggaactcCCAACCAGTCAGGAGAGAGGGCAGCATCAAAGCATGCAGGAGGCTGATATCACCAAGTTACTTTTCACTCCTGTcactgtgaagagtgaagatgatgaagagaaaGCTGAGTCCTCACAGGGTTATCAAAGGCCAACTGAGGAGAACGGGGAAGCAGAGCCTCTATCAAGCAGCTCATCTGAACACATAGAGACAGAAACTGATGGAGAGGACTGTGTAGGATCAGAACCAGCTAGGAACTTAGATCCAGTTGGTGAATTACAACCAGCTATTGATGGCCAGCTCCTCTCTTCACACTCTTCTGAACCTGAGACTGAGGACAGTGAAGATGACCAGGGAGAGACCAGAGAATGTGCGTCTTgttttaaaacatcaaatgaTACCCTTTTCAGTCATGATAGATCTAATATTGTGGCAAAACCATCTTTGTGTTTgaagaggaaacacacaggagagaagccATTGAGTTGCTCTGTTTGTGATAAGAATTGTAAACACAGAGTAAACTTCAAAATACACATGATGATGCACAAGAGAGCGAAACCATATAGCTGCTCTGTCTGTGGCAAAAGTTTTACACTGGAAGTAAACTTAGAAGCACACATGAGAGTCCACGCAGGAaagaaaccatttagctgctctGTCTGTGGTGAAAGTtttacaaagaaacaaagtgttAACAtacacatgagagtccacacaggagagaaaccattcagctgtTCAGTCTGTGGTAAAAGTTTTACATTGAAACAGAATGTCAGTgcacacatgagaatccacacaggagaaaaaccattcagctgctcagtctgtggtaaATGTTTTACAGAGAAACAGAAGGtcaacagacacatgagaatccacacaggagagaagccGTTCAGTTGCTCAGTCTGTGGTAAAtgttttacagaaaaacaaaaggtcaacagacacatgagaatccacactggagagaaaccgttcagcTGCTTGTTCTGTAGTAAAGGTTTTACACGAAAAGATGACTTCAACAGACACATGACAATCCATACAGGGGAGAAATCAttccactgcagtgtgtgtgggagaagttTCAGGAGACGTGAACATGTTAGAAGCCATAAGTGTGctggtgagagcagcagcaggtga